TCCCTTGCGGTGATACCCTCTCTGGTGGGCCTTGTTCTGCTCACCATTTTTTACTCCGCAGACGACCTTGAGAATTTTTACAGTATAGCCATCTATCTGGGCGTGATGGCGCTTTCAGTCGATCTCCTCCTGGTGGGGTCGAGGGCGGTGACCGAGTCCATCGCGGGTGAGGTTTCGGCCCGCACCTGGGACAGCCAGCGCATGACCTCGCTTTCGCCCCTTCAGATGACCGTGGGGAAACTTTTCGGCAGCACCATCTTGTGCTGGTACGCCGGGGCCATCATCGCGGCAGTGATCCTTCTGGCCTCGCTTGGGCAGGGGACCCCCGGCAAGGGGTTTATCGTCATCCTCAACTGCACCCTTGTGGGGCTTTTCGTGCAGGCGGTGTGCGGGGTGGCGGTTCTTTCCGAGATGCGGCGCGCCCCACAGAGCGCGGGCGCCCGCCACTCCGGGCTTTACCTCATAATCGCCGTGATCCTGCTTTTCCAGTACATGCCGACGGCCCTCATGTTCATCGGCAAAGACGGCGCAGGCTCCGCCCGGAGCATGGCCATTGTCCACTGGTTCGCAACCGAAATGACACTTTCGGAATTTCAGACCTTCACCTACGCCATTTTCGCATTCTGGGCGGTTTATGGGCTCTACCGCAACATGCGCGCCGAACTCCTTCTGGAAAACGGCCCCTTTGCCTGGCTCTTCTTTCTTCTCACCTGCATGGTTTACATGGCAGGGTTCTTTACCGACCCCGGAACACCTGCAGCCATCTCAAACGGGCTTCTCGTCGCATTTTTTACGGCGGCGTTCTGGAGCTACGTGATGGCCCTTGTGGAGCCCAAGAATATCGTGGAGTTCAAACGGCTTGCCGAAAAAATGAAAGCGGGGGACAAGAAGGCCTTTTCCGAGAGGGTTCCGCTCTGGGCGGTGTCCCTTTCAACTGCCGCCACGGCCTGTGTGGTAACGGCCGTCCTGACCGGGCTGCCCGACCGGCCCACGGGATCGGGCTCAGGCCTTTTGAACTCCGCCACCCTGTTCAAAGCCGACCCGGTTTTCCCCCTAAGCCTTTTTTGCTTTCTCGCAAGGGATATAGGGCTGATCTGCTTCTGGCACATGAAGCCCAACCCGAAAAGGCCCGATCTGGCATTTTTCGTAACTATTATTGTGGCTTACGCCATCTTGCCGCTTCTCGTATACGCGGGGGGCAAAAATTCCGCGCTGCTTGGGCTTTTCGTTCCGGTGTTCGAGGGGCCTGTCGTTTTCCGCCTGGCTCCGGTTATGCTCCAGGCCCTTGGAATCTGGTACATGGCCAAAAAGAGGTTCGACGCCTTTGTCCTCTCATCGGTAAAATAAGCGCAAAAAGGCCCGTTTCCCTCGATGTTTCGGGCAAGCGGGCCTTTTTGCGCCGCCTTACCGGGCCGGGACGAAAAGGACGGTTCCCCCGTCCTGCCACCCGGTTTTCCAGCCGGGCTCCCTTTCCATGTTGAAATGAACCGGGCTCCCCTTTCGGGCAAGCACCATGTCCGGCGGGTGATCCGTCAGAAATTGCCTCCATCCCCCGCCCCCTTCGGAAAAGCGGAAGGCGGAATCCCTCGCATCTTGCGGAAAGACCGTCTCGCAGCGCCCGTCGAGGCCCGTCAATATCCTGTCTCCCAGCATGAAGCCCAGAAATGCCCCCCAGGGGTAGTCGGCGGCGATCTTTCCGGAAAGCCCGGACTCCAGGGCGTAGCTTACGAAGCCCGTGGGATAGCAGGAACCGGTTTCATCAGGCGATACGGGCTCGCTGCAGGGAACGAGGGCGAGTTTAAGGGGCGAGCCGTAAAGCCCCGGATGGGTGAGGCCGAAGCCATGCTGGAAGTAGATTATGAAGGCGAATGGAAGATAGGCCGCGCCCAGAAACACAGGCATCAGGCGCTTTTTGAAGGAGGCGGATCCCCATAAGTCCGAAAGGGCGGCCCCTCCGTAAACGGCCAGCGCCAGGGCGAAGAGGGCCATGTGCCTAACGTGCAAAACCCCCATGACATAAAGGGCCGAAAGCACCAGCACGGGGGCCGTGTCCCGTCTCAGGCGGGAGGCGAACAGGACGGCGGTGAACGCGCCCGCCACGATATAGGCCCAGACGCCCCACAGGTTCACGCCCAGGGCCAGGGATTGGGGGATGGAATACCACTCCATTATCCTGGCGTCGGGGGAGGCCGCGTGAAGGAGCACGTTGGTCCAGAGCGCGAGGCCGTATGGGTTGGCCAGGGTGGCGAAAAATCCGGTTGCCAGGATGATCAGAAAGGGGCGCACCGGCTTTTTTCGGACCAGGGCCGCCGCCCCGTAAAGCCCCGCCGCCCCGAACCCGACGGGAAAACCGCCGTGCAGGCTGGCCCACAGGCCGAAAAGCGGAACCAGGGCCAGGCCCGCGCCGAGACGTCCGCTCTTTCTCACCTCCTCAAGAACGATCAGGGTGAGAACAAGAAAGAGGAAGGTGAAAACCTGGGCCCTTATTGTTCCGAAGCTGGAATAGACAAGGCATCCGGCCCCAAGGACGACGATCATCGAGGCCGCGCGCCCGCCCCCCCTTCTAACGGCCCCGAAAAAGGCCAGGCCGGCGGTCAGAAGCCCCGTGAGCATCTTCCACGCCTGGAGCCCGTTCGGCCCGAAGGAGTCGTACACCGCGTAAAAGGCGACGCCCGAAAGCCACTCGTGAAAGACCCAGACATCTTTGGCGGGAAGGTAGGAAAAAACGTCGTGGAAGAGAAAACCCCGGCCCTTCCAGAACTCGCGTCCGAAGTTGAGATAAATGAAGGTGTCGTAATCGGCCCGGTTGTCGGAAAACCCGGCCAGCAGAAGAAAAATGACGCCTCCGGCAAGGGCGGCCCGCCCGGCTATTTTCATGGGGAAAACCGCTCAAGGGCGGCCATTTTCATTCCATGGCCCCCTTTTCCGGGACGCCTTTGGGGGCCGCGCCCTCGAAGTTCAGGGCTATGCCCTTTTCGTCAAGGCCGATGAAGACGACCCCGCCCTTTTGAAGCTGGCCGAAGAGCATGGCGTCGGCAAGGGGGTCTTTTATCACCGACTGGATCAGCCGGGCCAGGGGCCTTGCCCCAAACTTGGGGTCATGGCCGTCTTTGGCCAGGCGCGCACGGGCTTCGGGGGATAGAACCGCCGTCACCTTCCGGGCCGCAAGCTGGCCGGAAAGCTCGCCCATGGCCTTGTCCACGATCATTTCCATCACCGGGAGCGACAGGGGCGAAAAGCCGATAATGGAGTCCAGGCGGTTGCGGAATTCCGGGGAAAAGACCTTTTCCACGGCCTTCTTGCCCTTGTGGGCGGCGTCCGTTCCTCCCGAAAAGCCGATGGTGGCCGAATCCATCTCGCGCGCACCGGCGTTACTGGTCATGATGAGTATGACGTTTCTGAAATCCGCCTTCTTGCCGTTATGGTCGGTTAAGGAGGCGTGGTCCATGACCTGAAGGAGGATGTTGTAGACGTCCGGGTGGGCCTTTTCCATCTCGTCCAGCAAAAGCACGCAGTGGGGATTTTTCGTCACCGAATCCGTGAGAAGCCCGCCCTGATCGAAGCCCACGTAGCCCGGAGGAGCGCCTATCAGGCGGGACACCGTGTGCTTTTCCATGTACTCGCTCATGTCGAAGCGCAAAAACGCGATGCCCAGGGTTTCCGCAAGGCGCACGGCGGCCTCGGTCTTCCCGACGCCTGTGGGGCCAACGAACAGAAAGGAGCCCACGGGCCTCTTGGGGTCGCAAAGGCCCGCGCGGCTCCGCTTTATGGCCGTGGCAAGGGCCGAAAGGGCCTCGTCCTGGCCGAACACCACGGATTTGAGGCTTTCCTCAAGGGCGGCCAGCCGCTGTTTGTCCGAGCTGGACACGCTCCTTGCCGGAATCTTGGCCATGCGGGCCACCACCTCCTCCACGTCGCGGGTGCGCACCACCGGCTTCTTTCGCCCGGAAAGCACCACGCTGGCCCCAGCCTCGTCCAGGACGTCTATGGCCTTATCGGGCAAATACCTGTCGTTCACGTGGCGGGCCGAAAGAACCGCGCAGGCTTCCACGGCCTTATCCGTGTAGGTAACCTTGTGGTGCTTTTCGTAAAGGGATTTCAGGCCCTTCAAAATCTCCACCGTGTCTTCCACTCCGGGCTCGGATATGACGATCTTTTCAAAGCGCCGTGAGAGCGCCCGGTCCTTCTCGAAGTGGTTGCGGTATTCCTCGTAGGTGGAGGAACCTATGCACTTAAGCTCCCCGCTTGCAAGCACGGGTTTCAAGATGTTGGAGGCGTCCATGGAGCCGCCGGACGTGGCCCCGGCCCCCACTATGGTATGTATCTCATCTATGAACAGTATCGCGTTGGGGCGGGCCTTCACCGCGTTGATCACGGCCTTCAGGCGCTCCTCGAACTCGCCCCGGAACTTGGTCCCGGCAAGGAGCCCGCCCAGGTCAAGGCAGAAGATTTCAGCATTCTTCAAAAATTCCGGCGAGTTGCCCTTTTCGATCAAAAGCGCAAGGCCCTCGGCCAGGGCGGTCTTGCCCACCCCCGGCTCGCCCACGAAGATGGGGTTGTTCTTGCGCCTCCTGCAGAGCACCTGCTGGGTGCGCAAAAGCTCGCTCTCGCGGCCTATAAGGGGGTCGATCAGGCCCTTTGCCGCCTTTTCGGTGAGGTTCGCCGTGTAGAGGGCAAGGGGGTCGCGCTCCCTGGGAGAGGCCCCGCCCTCGTTTTCGGAGCCCATGAGCTCCTCCCAGGAATCCTGGTCTAACACCTTGGAAATATGGTGGGAGATGTAATTTAGAACGTCCAGCCGGGTTATGCCCTGGGATCGAAGGATGTGAAGGGCGTGGGAGTCACGCTCGTGGAAGATGGAGGCCAACACGTCGCCAACGGATACCTCGGTCTTTCCCGATGACTCCACGTGCTTTATGGCCCTTTGCAGGACCCTGTGGAAGCCTATGGTCTGGGCCAGGGGGTAGTCGTCGTTTCCCGGAAGGCTCTCCAGCTTCTCCGAGAAGAAATCCTCCAGAGCCTCGTTTACGGCCTCCACGTCACCGCCGCAGTGGGTGACGATCTCTATGCCCGATTCCTCGTGGAGAATGGCCCAGAGCACGTGTTCCACGCACAGGTACTCGTGCCGCCTTTTTCTGGCCTGCTCCATGGCGGAGGCCATCGCGTGTTCCAGATCCTTGGCTAACATTTCACTCAGGCTCCATGGTGCATTTTAGGGGAAAACTCTCCTCGCGGGCCAACTGGTGCACGGCGATTATCTTGGTTTCGGCGATTTCAGCCGGATAGACTCCGGCCACGCCGATTCCCTCGTGATGCACCGCAAGCATTATACGAACCGCGTCGTCAATGGACTTGCGGAACACGGTGATCAGAACGTGAACCACGAAATCCATGGTGGTGTAGTCGTCGTTGTGCAGCATCACCTTATACAGGGGCGGCTCTTTGGCTTCCTGCCTTGTGGAGGAAAGCACCGCTCCCCGCGCATCTTCGCCATACCGGGGCATGGGGTTAAAGCTCCTTCGACTTGTTACCCTTCGATGAACCCCCTTTCGGCCGCCAGGGGGAAGCTCTTCCATTGGGTCTTCATCATAGTAAATACGGCGGGGCCAAAAATCAAGTGCCACGGCGCGGGGCGGCATATTTGAAGGCGGCGGCGTCCCTTTCCGAAAAAGCGGGGCGGCCATATTTTCCCAAGGCAGACGGCTTAAGGTTCAGGCCCGGTCGGCTATGCTGCGGAGCTTTTCCACGTCGGCCTGGCGGCCAAGCACGATGAGCTTGTCAGTGGCGCTGATAACGGCTTCGGGCGACACCAGAACGTTCACCTCGCCGGACGCGCTTTTCACGGCCATGATCTGGATGCTGTAACGGCGCCTCAAATCGAGTTCCATTATGGTTTTTCCGGCAAAGGCCCGGGGAACCAGGATTTCCATGACCGCGAAGTCGCCGGTAAGGGGCAGGTAGTCCAGGATGTTGGGAGCGCCCAGGCTGTGGGCGATCTTCACGGCCATTTCCCTTTCAGGGGAAACCACCTGGTTGGCCCCCACCTTTTCCAGCACCTTCCGGTGGTCGTCGTTGGCCGCCTTGGCTATAACCAGGGGCACGCCAAGCTCTTTCAAGTACATCACGGCAAGCACGCTTCCGGCCAGGTTGTC
This genomic interval from Deltaproteobacteria bacterium contains the following:
- a CDS encoding TrkA family potassium uptake protein, translated to MKAMKAGVIGLGAFGLNVVRELFRTGWEVIALDRSRDLVQAAGEYAEKSVVADCTQKDVLADLGFANLDVAVVSMGDNLAGSVLAVMYLKELGVPLVIAKAANDDHRKVLEKVGANQVVSPEREMAVKIAHSLGAPNILDYLPLTGDFAVMEILVPRAFAGKTIMELDLRRRYSIQIMAVKSASGEVNVLVSPEAVISATDKLIVLGRQADVEKLRSIADRA
- the clpA gene encoding ATP-dependent Clp protease ATP-binding subunit ClpA produces the protein MLAKDLEHAMASAMEQARKRRHEYLCVEHVLWAILHEESGIEIVTHCGGDVEAVNEALEDFFSEKLESLPGNDDYPLAQTIGFHRVLQRAIKHVESSGKTEVSVGDVLASIFHERDSHALHILRSQGITRLDVLNYISHHISKVLDQDSWEELMGSENEGGASPRERDPLALYTANLTEKAAKGLIDPLIGRESELLRTQQVLCRRRKNNPIFVGEPGVGKTALAEGLALLIEKGNSPEFLKNAEIFCLDLGGLLAGTKFRGEFEERLKAVINAVKARPNAILFIDEIHTIVGAGATSGGSMDASNILKPVLASGELKCIGSSTYEEYRNHFEKDRALSRRFEKIVISEPGVEDTVEILKGLKSLYEKHHKVTYTDKAVEACAVLSARHVNDRYLPDKAIDVLDEAGASVVLSGRKKPVVRTRDVEEVVARMAKIPARSVSSSDKQRLAALEESLKSVVFGQDEALSALATAIKRSRAGLCDPKRPVGSFLFVGPTGVGKTEAAVRLAETLGIAFLRFDMSEYMEKHTVSRLIGAPPGYVGFDQGGLLTDSVTKNPHCVLLLDEMEKAHPDVYNILLQVMDHASLTDHNGKKADFRNVILIMTSNAGAREMDSATIGFSGGTDAAHKGKKAVEKVFSPEFRNRLDSIIGFSPLSLPVMEMIVDKAMGELSGQLAARKVTAVLSPEARARLAKDGHDPKFGARPLARLIQSVIKDPLADAMLFGQLQKGGVVFIGLDEKGIALNFEGAAPKGVPEKGAME
- the clpS gene encoding ATP-dependent Clp protease adapter ClpS; its protein translation is MPRYGEDARGAVLSSTRQEAKEPPLYKVMLHNDDYTTMDFVVHVLITVFRKSIDDAVRIMLAVHHEGIGVAGVYPAEIAETKIIAVHQLAREESFPLKCTMEPE